In Serratia liquefaciens ATCC 27592, the genomic stretch CGTCAATAACAGGCCCGCTTTTGCACCGGCAGCGAAGGCGATGCCCAGCACCAGGCCATCGATAAAAATATCCACGCCGACGGTTGCCACAAAGCCCACCGGCCCCTGAGCCCGTTCGCCCAAACGCCTGACCAGCAGCATCATCAGCACACCTGCGGCACCACCGAGCAGTACTGCCCAGGGCGATTGTTGCTTGAGGTCGGGCAGAATTTCGGTCGCGGCCGCGGCAAAGACGATACCAGCGGTAAAGTGATGAATGATGCGCATGGCGGCATCGCCAGGGCGGCGGTACAGCGCGATGGCGGCGCCAATGACGGTCGCTGCGGCGGGGAATAAGGTATAAAGCACGGCTGAGGTCATCAATAGTCCTTTATTTGAGACGTAAAGTTTCAGTCTAGCCCAGTGCTACCCTTTCGTAGCGTTGCATAAAAATTTGTACGTTTATGCACGTTTGTGTACATTTGTGATCACTTGTTCGCCATCGAGAAACCGAATGTCCAAAATGTTGCCCAATCAGCGCCACGACGCGATCCTCGCTACCTTGCAGCAGCAGGGGCGAGTACTGGCGGTTGAAATGGCGGAACGCCTGAACACCACCGAGGCCACCATTCGGCGCGATCTGCGCCAGTTGGCGGCACAAAACCTGTGTAAACGCATTTATGGCGGTGCTCTGGCACCCACGCCGGCAACCGGCCCTATCAGCGCAAGGCTGCAATTGAGCGGTGACGAGAAGCAGGCACTGGCGCTGGCTGCGCTGGCATTGGTCAAGGAAGGGCAGGTTATTTTCCTCGATGCCGGCAGTACCCACCTTTATTTAGCCGAGCTGTTGCCGCGCGATTTGCGGCTGACGGTGGTGACTAACGCATTGACTATTGCCGGCAAAATGCTGGACCAGCCGGGGATCCGCACGATTTTAATCGGCGGCGAGCTGGATGCCGACATTGGCGGCTGTGTGGACGCCAAGGCGGTACAGGAAATCGACGATTTTTACTTTGATCTCGCTTTCGTCGGCATTTGTGCTTATGACCCGGGCTGCGGTTTCTCGGCGCTGAATTATCAGGATGCCCAGTTCAAGAAGCGTCTGCTGGCGCGGTCAGGCAACTTGGCGGTGCTATGTACCGGCGACAAACTCAACACCTATGCCCCCTACAGCTTTCTGCCCGCCCATCGGGTCGATTATTTAGTCACGCCACCTGGCCGTCATCCGCAGCTCGAACAGCAGATCACGCACAGTGGCGGCAAAGTGTTGTACAGCGATTCACCCATTGGAGACTGAGATGAAAATAGCCCATGTTGCACTCTGGACCCGCGATATTGATGCCCAGGTGACGTTCTGGCAGCGGTATTTTGACGGCGTTGCCGGGGAACAATACGTTAGCCGGAACCGTCCGGGGTTTGTTTCCCGCTTTGTCAGCCTTGCGGCGGGGCCAACGCTGGAAATCATGAGTTTGCCGGATCTGCTGTCAGCGGAGCAGGCCAGTGAACGTGTGGGTTGGGCGCATATTGCTTTGTCGGTGGGAGAGGAAAGCCGTGTCGATCAGTTGGCGCAGCGCGCGCAGCAGGAGGGGATCCTGCAGGCGGCGCCACGCTGGACAGGGGACGGTTTTTATGAGGCGATCATCCGTGATCCGGACGGTAACGCCATCGAAATCACCGCCTGATCACTCCTCTTCGATGCTGGCGAACTGCTGCCCCAAATAGTCGAGCAGCAGCCGCACCGCCGGCAGCAGGCCGCGGCGTGACGGGTAAACCGCATGCACCACGCCGCCCTGCGGTTGCCAACCCGGCAGCAACTGCACCAACTCACCGCGCAGCATATCGTCACGCATCATCATTGACGGCAATTGCACGATCCCTGCACCGGCAATCGCCGCAGTTCGCAGCATCAGCATATCGTCCGTCACCAGCCGTGGCCTGTGTTCCCACTCCATTTTTTCTCCCTGCGGCCCGGTCAACTGCCACAGGTGCTGTGCGCGTGCCGGACCGAGATCCAGGGTGGGGTATTTATGCAGCTCTTCCGGTTTTTCCACTGGGCCCAGGGTTCGAACCAGCGCCGGGCTGGCGGCGATGCACCAGGTGCGCTGCGCCAAAATTTTCAGTACCAGATCGCTGTCTTCCAGCGGCGGCGGCCGCACGCGGATGGCCAGATCCAGGCCTTCACCCACCACATCTACCCGGCGATTAGTCGCTTCCAGATGCACCGTGACCTTCGGGTAATCGGCCATAAAGGCCGCCACCATGCTACCGACCCGGGTGTGCAGAATGGCCACCGGGCAAGTCATGCGCACCGTGCCACAGGGTTCGGCGCGGGTTTGTTCGATGGCTTGCTGTGCGGCATCGGCTTCTACCAGCATGGCCTTGCAGTGCGCATAGTAATTCAGACCGACGTCGGTGACGGAAAACCGTCGCGTCGAGCGTTGGATCAGGCGTACGCCCAGGCGTTCTTCCAGTAGCGCTATGCGTCGACTCAGTTTGGACTTGGGGATACCCAGCGCCCGGCCGGCGGGGGCGAAGCCCTGATGGTCGACTACGCTGGCGAAATAAAACAGATCGTTCAAATCGGTGAACATTGCCTGCCCTTACCATCGTTCTATATGTAGAACACTGAGTGTACATCTTGCCTACTACTGCGGCAAACGCCGCAGGATTAAACTTCTGACATCAACTTAAGGTCGTGAGACCTGAAACAGGAGTTCAAGATGAAAAAGATCCTCGGTATTTACAACAGCCCTGAAGCCCACTGGGTCGGCAACGGTTTCCTGGTGAATTCGCTGTTCTCCTATAACGATTTGGGGGCAGAAATGAGCCCGTTCCTGCTGTTGGATCATGCTGCGCCAACCAAGTTCCGCTCTGCCTCCGGCACCCGCGGCGTGGGTCAGCATCCGCATCGCGGGTTTGAAACGGTCACCATCGTCTACCAAGGCGAAGTGGAGCACCGTGATTCCACTGGCAGCGGCGGGGTGATTGGCCCCGGTGACGTACAGTGGATGACCGCCGCCTCGGGTATTTTGCACGAAGAGTTCCATTCACGGGATTTCTCGCGCAACGGCGGCACCATGGAAATGGTTCAGCTGTGGGTGAACCTGCCGGCCAAGGACAAAATGGCTGAGCCGGGTTACCAGACGCTGCTGAATGCGGATATCCCGGTGGTTCCACTGGCGGATGGCGCAGGCCAGGTGCGGGTGATTGCCGGTAACTTCGGCGGCCACGCCGGTCCGGCACGTACTTTTAGCCCGCTTAATGTCTGGGACATGAAGCTGAATGCCGGTCATACCACCACGTTGACGGTGGAGGAAGGGCATACGCTGGCGCTGGTGATACTGCATGGCGCGATTCATGTTAACGGTGAAGAAGTGGTGCGCGAAACCCAAATGGTCAGGTTTGACCGTGCAGGGGATTCAATCACCCTCGAAGCCAACAATGATGTCAGCTTGCTGGTACTGAGCGGCGAGCCGATCGATGAGCCTATCGTCGGTTATGGCCCGTTCGTGATGAACAGCGACGCGGAAATCCAGCAGGCTTTCCGTGACTTCAACGGCGGCAAGTTCGGCAGCATGACGGCAGAGAACCACGCCGGCTAAGCCCTCACCGCATATCTTAGAGCCGATCCGGAAAAACACCTCCGGATCCGGTTCTACACTTAGGTAACCTTTGCACTTTGGCCTCTTGGCCAAGGCAACCTTTAACCGCAATAATCAACACCCCACAGGAGTAAACCATGACTGCAAATTACAAACGCCTCGATAAGGATCAGGCTGCCGTTTTGCTGGTGGATCATCAGGCAGGGCTGCTTTCACTGGTACGCGATATCGATCCCGATCGTTTTAAAAACAACGTACTGGCACTGGGTGATTTAGCGAAGTATTTTAACCTGCCGACTATTTTGACCACCAGCTTCGAAGACGGCCCCAACGGCCCGCTGGTCCCTGAACTCAAAGCTCAATTCCCCGATGCACCCTTTATTCCACGCCCTGGGCAGATAAATGCCTGGGATAACGACGACTTCGTCAAGGCAGTGAAAGCCACCGGCCGCAAACAGTTGATTATCGCCGGTGTCGTCACCGAAGTGTGCGTGGCCTTCCCGGCGTTGTCTGCCCTGAGCGAAGGTTTCGAAGTGTTCGTAGTCACCGATGCTTCCGGCACCTTCA encodes the following:
- a CDS encoding ZIP family metal transporter — encoded protein: MTSAVLYTLFPAAATVIGAAIALYRRPGDAAMRIIHHFTAGIVFAAAATEILPDLKQQSPWAVLLGGAAGVLMMLLVRRLGERAQGPVGFVATVGVDIFIDGLVLGIAFAAGAKAGLLLTLALTLEVLFLGLSIVGDLRDFFGRRIKAMLAIGGLALLLPLGGMLGAPIAMLGAFWLTAFLAFGLIALLYLVTEELLVEAHEGGKDTPLATAMFFVGFLLLLLLEEGMG
- a CDS encoding DeoR/GlpR family DNA-binding transcription regulator, coding for MSKMLPNQRHDAILATLQQQGRVLAVEMAERLNTTEATIRRDLRQLAAQNLCKRIYGGALAPTPATGPISARLQLSGDEKQALALAALALVKEGQVIFLDAGSTHLYLAELLPRDLRLTVVTNALTIAGKMLDQPGIRTILIGGELDADIGGCVDAKAVQEIDDFYFDLAFVGICAYDPGCGFSALNYQDAQFKKRLLARSGNLAVLCTGDKLNTYAPYSFLPAHRVDYLVTPPGRHPQLEQQITHSGGKVLYSDSPIGD
- a CDS encoding VOC family protein, whose protein sequence is MKIAHVALWTRDIDAQVTFWQRYFDGVAGEQYVSRNRPGFVSRFVSLAAGPTLEIMSLPDLLSAEQASERVGWAHIALSVGEESRVDQLAQRAQQEGILQAAPRWTGDGFYEAIIRDPDGNAIEITA
- a CDS encoding LysR family transcriptional regulator translates to MFTDLNDLFYFASVVDHQGFAPAGRALGIPKSKLSRRIALLEERLGVRLIQRSTRRFSVTDVGLNYYAHCKAMLVEADAAQQAIEQTRAEPCGTVRMTCPVAILHTRVGSMVAAFMADYPKVTVHLEATNRRVDVVGEGLDLAIRVRPPPLEDSDLVLKILAQRTWCIAASPALVRTLGPVEKPEELHKYPTLDLGPARAQHLWQLTGPQGEKMEWEHRPRLVTDDMLMLRTAAIAGAGIVQLPSMMMRDDMLRGELVQLLPGWQPQGGVVHAVYPSRRGLLPAVRLLLDYLGQQFASIEEE
- a CDS encoding pirin family protein encodes the protein MKKILGIYNSPEAHWVGNGFLVNSLFSYNDLGAEMSPFLLLDHAAPTKFRSASGTRGVGQHPHRGFETVTIVYQGEVEHRDSTGSGGVIGPGDVQWMTAASGILHEEFHSRDFSRNGGTMEMVQLWVNLPAKDKMAEPGYQTLLNADIPVVPLADGAGQVRVIAGNFGGHAGPARTFSPLNVWDMKLNAGHTTTLTVEEGHTLALVILHGAIHVNGEEVVRETQMVRFDRAGDSITLEANNDVSLLVLSGEPIDEPIVGYGPFVMNSDAEIQQAFRDFNGGKFGSMTAENHAG
- the ycaC gene encoding isochorismate family cysteine hydrolase YcaC encodes the protein MTANYKRLDKDQAAVLLVDHQAGLLSLVRDIDPDRFKNNVLALGDLAKYFNLPTILTTSFEDGPNGPLVPELKAQFPDAPFIPRPGQINAWDNDDFVKAVKATGRKQLIIAGVVTEVCVAFPALSALSEGFEVFVVTDASGTFNELTRQSAWSRMEAEGAQLMTWFGVACELHRDWRNDVEGLGALFSNHIPDYRNLMTSYSTLTKGK